The sequence GGGAAAATGACAGTCAGCGCGCCGTGGCGGGGCCTGCCGACCAGGGCCACCCCGATGCGTTCGATTGCCCAAGAGGCAAAGCTCGTCCACGGCGTAACGCCGGTATTGGTATTTTCTGCAACGGACTTGGTCATCGGGCCGCTTGATCCAAATTAAAAACCTGGTGGCGGCATTCAAAGGCCGCCTCAATCTGAGCGTCACGGGGCAATATCGAAAGCCGCTAACCGCGCTTTCTCACCTGCCCCGCGATCCACTCTAGCGGTCAGAAATGGATATGCAAGCAGCAGTTTCAATAGGCTAGCGCGGCCGGCGCCGCGGCCTAGGCCTTGGGTCTGGCAAGGTCAGTCAGTCGAAACTGCACTTGCTCGCGGCCCTGATAATGGTCGATCGAGAGCGATCCTGCAAAGTGGAAAGCCGACTCGCCTTCCCGCAGCAGTGCGTCGCCGATGGCAGTGTTGGCGGCGCGGAAGGCAATGGCCTTGAGGCGCGCGCCGTCCTCGGAGGTGAGAGCGAAGCTGACATGCCCGCCCTTCCCCACCACCTGCGCAAACTTGGCCCGGTGGGCGGGAAACGCGAAAGCCGGACCGGGATTACCCGCACCGAACGGCCCTGCCCGCTCGAGGTCGCGGACCAGATCGAGGCTCGCGCCCCGCGCCGTCAGCGCGGCATCCACCGGCAGCGCGGTGGCAGCCCGGGCAAGGCCGACATCGACGGAAAGGGCCTCGGCGAGGAAGGAGCGGAAAGGGCCTAACTGCCCCGGCTTGATGGTGACGCCTGCGGCCATGGCGTGGCCGCCACCCTTGGCGATGAGCCCGCGCTCCACCGCCTCGATCACCGCCCTGCCGAGGTCCACTCCGGGCATGGACCGGCCCGAACCGGTGCCGGCACCGTCGGGTCCAAGTGCGATGGCAAAGGTTGGGCGTTCGAACCGTTCGCGCAGGCGGGCAGCAATGAGGCCGGCCACCCCCGGATGCCAGTTTGCCGATGCCAGGACCAGTACAGGCGGCCCTTCACCGTTGCCGATCTCGAGTTCGGCCACGGCGGCTGCTTCCTCGACGGCTTCGACCTCGATGCGCTGCCGCTCGGAATTGAGTTCATCGAGCCTCGCCGCGATGGCGAGGGCGTGATGTTCATCGTCGATGGTCAACAGTTCAGTGCCCATCGCGGCATTGCCGATGCGGCCCCCGGCATTGATGCGCGGACCGATAAGGAAGCCCAGGTGATAGGGATTGATCGGGCCGCTCAGCCGTGACGCCAGGGCCAGCGCGGCGATGCCCTTGTTGTCCCCCCTGCGGGCAACTTCGAGCCCGCGCACGACAAAGGCGCGGTTGAGGCCGGTGAGCGGCACCACGTCGCAAACGGTGGCCAGCGCCACCAGGTCGAGCAGCCGCAACAGATCAGGAAGACCGGTATCGCCGCGGTTACGCAAGGTGCGGTTGACCGCCACCAGCACCATGAAGGTTACTCCGGCGGCGCAGAGATAACCCAAGCCGGAAATGTCGTCGGGCCGGTTGGGGTTGACCAAAGCGGTGGCCTTGGGAAGTTCGTGGTCGCTCAGGTGGTGGTCAATCACCAGTACGTCGGCACCCCGGCCCCGGGCATGGGCGATAGGATCGTCGCTCGTGGTGCCGCAATCGAGCGTGATGATCAGGGTCGCGCCGGAATCGATCAGCTTGTCCATTGCGGCGATGTTGGGACCGTAGCCCTCGAATATCCGGTCGGGAATATGCACCTGCGGCTCGATGCCGAAATGGCGCAGGTAGCGGGCCATCAGGGCGCAGGAGCAGGCACCATCGACGTCATAATCGCCGAATAGCGCGATCGCCTCGTTGTCCGTTATTGCCTTGGCCAGGCGGTCCGCCAGGGCATCCATCGCGGTGAGCGTGGATGGGTCGGGCATCAGCCCGCGTATGGTGGGCTCCAGGTAGCGCTCGGCTTCATCGAGTCCGACACCGCGGGCAGCGATGACGCGGGCGAGAATCTCGGAGATGCCAGTTCGCTGCGAAATGGCCGTCGCCATGCGCGTCGTCGTAGCATCCAGCCGGTCGATCCAGGTTCGGCCCGTGACGGACCTGGCAACATCGAGAAAGGGGCGCGGCGCATCGAGCATGGGGCAGAGGTAGGCGATTTGGGTGATGCTGGAAAGGGCGCAGGCGCCCACTACCCTTGGGGAAGAGGTCGGCGCTCGCCTCCAGGAGGCTTCAGCGCGCGTGCCTGGCCTTGATCCAGCGCACGGTCTGGCTCCAGGAGCGCATGACGATGGTGTTGGTCTGGACCGAATTGCGGCGCAGGCGGACCCCTTCGAGCAACGTGCCGTCGGTGACACCGGTTGCGGCCACCAGCACGTCGCCCGAGGCCAATTCGCCGGCATCATAGATGCGGTTAGGGTCTTGGATGCCCATGGTGAAGGCCCGCTCGCGCTTGGCCTGTGTATCGAGGATCAGCTTGCCCTGCATATGGCCGCCGATGCAGCGCAAGGCGGCAGCGGCAAGGACGCCTTCGGGCGCACCGCCTGAGCCGAGATAGATGTCGATGCCGGTATCCTCGGTATTGACTGCATGGATGACCCCCGCAATGTCGCCGTCGCTAATCAGCTTGACGGCAACGCCCGCGGTGCGCAGGTCCTCGATCAGGTCGGCGTGACGGGGCCGGTCGAGCACGATCGCGGTGATTTCACTCAGCGGAACGCCCTTGGCCTTGGCCAGTGCCGTGACATTCTGCGTTGCCGTCCAATCGATATGGACGGTCCCAGGTGCATATTCGGCGCCAATGGCGATCTTGTGCATGTAGACGTTGCGCGCCACATTGAGCAGGCCACCGCGCTCGGCCATGGCGAGAACCACGATGGAATCGGGCTGGTTCTTGGCGCAGAGCGTCACACCCTCGAGCGGGTCGACCGCGATATCCACCTCGGGGCCCTGCCCGGCGCCGACCGATTGCCCGATGAAGAGCTCGTCGCACTCATTGGCTTCGCCCTCGCCAATGACGATGCGTCCCGAGATCGACACCCGGTCAAGTTCGGCCTTCATGGCCTGCACGGCAGCCTCGTCGGCGGCCTGCTCATTGCCCTTGCCGCGCCACTCTGCGGCGGCCACCGCGGCGCGCTCGGTGACGCGTACCAATTCAAGGGTCAGGCTGCGGTGGAGATTGGCGGGGCTCTTGGTGCCCTCTGCCTTGCTCAGTTTCATCTTTCCTCCCGGGGCCTGATGAGCCCGGTCGGGGTTCTCAGAGCGTTTCTATCCGGATCAACTGCGGCTCACCGACGATAAACCCGTCGGCGGCGATCTGCGCAAGCGATTCACGCACCGCCGATTCCAAAGTCTGTTGAGTGATCATGACCACTGTGCGCGTGGGCGAGCCGTCCAACGCGACAGCCTTAGCGTTCAAATCCGACCGCTGAATGACGGAGTCGATGGAAATGGAATGCTCCGCCATGCGGCTGGCAATTGCCGCCAGCGCACCCGGGACGTCCTTGGCGTTGAACCGGATATAGTAGCCGCCGTCGTGGGCCCGCATCGGCGCCTGTTTGAAGGGCAGCAGTTCCTCGCTTGGGACGCCAAGGGGCGGCACGCGGGTGCCGCGGGCGATGTCGAGAATATCGGACAGAACCGACGATGCCGTCGGCGGGCCTCCCGCGCCGGGCCCTGCAAGCAGGAGCTCGTGGACATGGTCGGTTTCGAGCGCCACCGCGTTCATCACGCCATCGACGCCGGCAATGGCTGAGCCCTTTGGAACGAAGGTAGGGTGCACGCGCTGCTCGATGCCCTCATCGGTGCGCTGCGCGATCCCGAGCAGCTTGATCTTGTAGCCGAGTTCGGCGGCGACCTTGATATCGTGCTGGGTGATGCGCGAGATGCCCTCGACATGGATCTGGTTCGGCGCAATTTCGTAGCCGAAGCACAACGTAGCGAGAATCGAGAGCTTATGAGCCGTGTCAAAGCCTTCGACGTCGAAGGTGGGATCGGCCTCGGCATAACCCAGGGCCTGCGCATCCTTGAGGCAGTCGGCAAAGCTGATGTCCTCATTGCCCATGCGGGTGAGGATATAGTTGCAGGTGCCGTTCATGATGCCGAACACCTTGGCGATACGGGCCGAACCCAGGCCTTCGCGCAGGGTCTTGATGACCGGAATGCCGCCGGCGACGGCCGCTTCAAAGCCCAGTTGGGCACCCGATTCCTCGGCCATGCGCGCCAGCGTAACGCCATGCTTGGCAAGCAGGGCCTTGTTGGCCGTAACCACCGGGCGGCCGATTTCAAGCGCTGCCTTGACCGCAGCGAAAGCAGGGCCGTCCTCGCCACCGATCAGTTCGACGAAGAGATCAATGCCGTCGGATTTTGCCAGCGCCACCGGATCGTCGAACCAATCGAGCCCGGAAATGTCGATGCCGCGGTCGCGGGAACGCGAACGCGCGGCGACTGCCGTGACGACAAGCTGACGTCCCAGCTTCCTTGTAAGTTCGGCGCCATCCTTCTGCAGGATACGCACGAGCGTGGCCCCGACATTGCCCAAACCCGCCACCCCGACGCGCAGAGGTGCCTGGGCCTCGCCATCGCCGAAATCCTGCATCGCCTTGAGAATGCGAGCGCGCGTATCCGAACGCGGTTCGCGGCCTTCGCGCAGGTCGAAAACGAACAGTGGATCCCCCGCTACGGTGCGGCCGAAGCGGGTCGGCGTCCATCCGCGGGCGGAAATGAAGGATTCGACGGATTGGCGAAAGGAGGCGATGTCACTCATGGGGGCGACATCTGCATAGGAATATGCCTAGCCGTCAATAGGAGTTTGTTTCAGCCCGCATAGCCGAGACAAATCGCCCCTGCAGCGACGACCAGGCCTGCCGCGATGCGGAGCCAGGTCAGCTTCTCGCCAAGAAACAGCCAGCCGATCACGATGGCAAAGACTACGCTCGTCTCGCGCAGCGCGGTGATGGGTCCCGCTGGGCCCATCGAGAACGCAATGACCACCAGCGCATAGGAAACGAGCGCAACGATGCCCCCGCCAAGAGCCTTGCGGGTCTCGACCGAGCGCAGGTCAACCACCAGCTTGCGGCGAACCAGCAGGAAGGCCAGTGGCAGCAGCGTGCCGTAGCCGATGAAAACCCAGGCTGCATAAGCGCCAGCGTGTTGCGCCGCATGAACGCCGATGGAGTCCACGGTACCGTAGCTCGCAACGATAACGCCTGTGGTGAAGGCAAACGCGAGCGAGGTCCAGGATGCCCTGCCCCGTCCCAGTGCCAGGCTCATGATGCCGGCCGCCACCATGGTCACGCCGATCGCCTGGACCAGCGTGGGTTGCAGACCGGTCAGCAGGAACGTGCCAAGGGTCACCAATAGCGGCGCCGTACCCCGGACGATGGGATAGACTTGGCCAAGTTGCCCGTGCCGATAGGCGGCGACGAGGAAGAAGGTGTAGCCGACCTGGAGGATCGAAGAGAGCGCGATGTAGGGCCAGGCGCCGACCGCCGGGAGGGGAAAGGCGAAGGCGAAAGGTATGGCGATGATGGTGCCGGAAAAGCTCATGACCGTCACGGTCCAGAGCCGGTCGGCGCCACTCCGGAGAAAGGCGTTCCAGGTGGCATGCATGATGGCGGCAAACAGCGCCAGGCCAACGACGAGAGGGCTCATCCCTGTTCGAGGGGCCGACTGGTTGCAGGTTTGCGAAGAAGCGCCATGCCCGCATTGAACACGGCGCCCGTGGGCCGTCAACGCCCGGTAGATCCGACGCGGGTACAGGCGAGTCTTCCCTCCCCCTTGGCAAGGGGGAGGGAAACGAAATTAGCCGACCAGCGGGACCACGTTGCCGGCACCGGTCTTGGAGCCGAGCAGCTTCTTGATGTTGCGAGCGGCCTGGCGGATGCGCTGTTCGTTTTCGACGAAAGCCAGGCGGATATACTGATCGCCATACTCGCCGAAGCCCACGCCGGGTGCGACGCCGACGCCGGTCTCCTGGATGAGGAGCTTGGCAAATTCGAGCGACCCGAGATGGGCGAACTGGGCCGGAATGGGCGCCCAGGCAAACATGGTGGCCTTGGGCACCGGAATATCCCAACCCGAGCGGCCGAAGCTCTCGACCAGCACGTCGCGGCGGTGCTTGTACACTTTGCGAACTTCCTCGATGACGTCGTCCGAGCCATTGAGCGCGGCGGTGGCAGCCACCTGGATCGGGGTAAAGGCGCCGTAGTCGAGATAGGACTTCACGCGGGCCAGCGCCGCAATGAGGCGCTCATTGCCGACGGCAAAGCCGACGCGCCAGCCGGGCATGGAATAGGTCTTGGACATCGAGGTGAATTCCACCGTGATGTCGATGGCGCCAGGGATCTGCAGCACCGATGGCGGCGGATCATTCTCGTCGAAATAGATCTCCGAATAGGCGAGGTCGGAGAGGATGAAGATCCCGTGTTCCTTACAATACTTGACCACCTCGGCATAAAAATCGAGCGTGGCCGTATAGGCCGTGGGATTGGCAGGATAATTGAGGACCAGCGCGATCGGCTTGGGAATGGAGTGGCGCACCGCCCGATCGAGCGAGCGCATGAAATCTTCATTCGGATCGGCCGGCATGGAGCGGACCACGCCACCGCTCATGATGAAACCGAAGGAGTGGATGGGATAGGTCGGGTTGGGCACCAGGACCACGTCGCCGGGCGCGGTGATGGCCGAGGCCATGTTGGCGAATCCTTCCTTGGAGCCCAGCGTCGCGACAATTTGCGTATCGGGGTTTAGCTTTACGCCAAAGCGGCGGCCATAATAGCTCGCCTGGGCCTTGCGCAGTCCGGGAATACCGCGCGACGTCGAGTAGCGATGGGTACGGCCGTCCTTGACCGTTTCCTGCAGCTTGGCAACGATGTGATCGGGGGTCGGCATGTCCGGATTGCCCATACCCAGATCGATCACGTCGACGCCTTCGGCACGCGCCTTGGCCTTGATCGGGTCGATATGGGCAAAGACGTAAGGGGGAAGACGACGGATCTTGTGGAAGTCTGCGCTCATGATTTCCTCGGCGGCTCCTGCCGGTAACCCTTACGGATCCCTTGGGAGCCTTGACTGGCCGCGACGCGCTCGGTGCGCCATGCCTCTGTTTGAGGCCGTGATTATCGCGGAATTATGGTTGTGAACGGGTTAAGTGACCCCTGCTCTGGGGCCGATCTCGTGTTCGGCTCTTCCCGGCCCGGGCGGGGCCACGCGGGAAGAGCTAGCGGGCGTTTGCCGCCGCCACGAGGGCAACGCGGGCCACTGCACTGCCGGTGAGCAAGGCTCCAACGCTAGCAATAGTGTACAGAGACTGCATGTCCCTTGCCCTTCAGATGCGATTTTTGTAAGGAAATCAGCTATCGACAGGCCGTTCATAAATCCTCCCCGGGGTATTGTAAATGGTCCGGAGGACGCCAACCTTCGGCTCCAGAACGGCGTATGGTGAGGTAAGACTTTGAAGCGCATTGCCCTGGTGACGATCGGCACGCAAGGCGACGTTCAACCCTATCTGGCTCTTGCCATAACCCTGAAGGAGCGCGGCTACTCGGTGGTGCTGGGTGCTTCGGAAGAATTCCAGGGCATGGTCGAAGGCTACGGCATTGAATTTCATACGCTCGGGCCG comes from Devosia oryziradicis and encodes:
- the recJ gene encoding single-stranded-DNA-specific exonuclease RecJ, yielding MLDAPRPFLDVARSVTGRTWIDRLDATTTRMATAISQRTGISEILARVIAARGVGLDEAERYLEPTIRGLMPDPSTLTAMDALADRLAKAITDNEAIALFGDYDVDGACSCALMARYLRHFGIEPQVHIPDRIFEGYGPNIAAMDKLIDSGATLIITLDCGTTSDDPIAHARGRGADVLVIDHHLSDHELPKATALVNPNRPDDISGLGYLCAAGVTFMVLVAVNRTLRNRGDTGLPDLLRLLDLVALATVCDVVPLTGLNRAFVVRGLEVARRGDNKGIAALALASRLSGPINPYHLGFLIGPRINAGGRIGNAAMGTELLTIDDEHHALAIAARLDELNSERQRIEVEAVEEAAAVAELEIGNGEGPPVLVLASANWHPGVAGLIAARLRERFERPTFAIALGPDGAGTGSGRSMPGVDLGRAVIEAVERGLIAKGGGHAMAAGVTIKPGQLGPFRSFLAEALSVDVGLARAATALPVDAALTARGASLDLVRDLERAGPFGAGNPGPAFAFPAHRAKFAQVVGKGGHVSFALTSEDGARLKAIAFRAANTAIGDALLREGESAFHFAGSLSIDHYQGREQVQFRLTDLARPKA
- a CDS encoding homoserine dehydrogenase; amino-acid sequence: MQDFGDGEAQAPLRVGVAGLGNVGATLVRILQKDGAELTRKLGRQLVVTAVAARSRSRDRGIDISGLDWFDDPVALAKSDGIDLFVELIGGEDGPAFAAVKAALEIGRPVVTANKALLAKHGVTLARMAEESGAQLGFEAAVAGGIPVIKTLREGLGSARIAKVFGIMNGTCNYILTRMGNEDISFADCLKDAQALGYAEADPTFDVEGFDTAHKLSILATLCFGYEIAPNQIHVEGISRITQHDIKVAAELGYKIKLLGIAQRTDEGIEQRVHPTFVPKGSAIAGVDGVMNAVALETDHVHELLLAGPGAGGPPTASSVLSDILDIARGTRVPPLGVPSEELLPFKQAPMRAHDGGYYIRFNAKDVPGALAAIASRMAEHSISIDSVIQRSDLNAKAVALDGSPTRTVVMITQQTLESAVRESLAQIAADGFIVGEPQLIRIETL
- a CDS encoding EamA family transporter, with protein sequence MSPLVVGLALFAAIMHATWNAFLRSGADRLWTVTVMSFSGTIIAIPFAFAFPLPAVGAWPYIALSSILQVGYTFFLVAAYRHGQLGQVYPIVRGTAPLLVTLGTFLLTGLQPTLVQAIGVTMVAAGIMSLALGRGRASWTSLAFAFTTGVIVASYGTVDSIGVHAAQHAGAYAAWVFIGYGTLLPLAFLLVRRKLVVDLRSVETRKALGGGIVALVSYALVVIAFSMGPAGPITALRETSVVFAIVIGWLFLGEKLTWLRIAAGLVVAAGAICLGYAG
- the glpX gene encoding class II fructose-bisphosphatase; this encodes MKLSKAEGTKSPANLHRSLTLELVRVTERAAVAAAEWRGKGNEQAADEAAVQAMKAELDRVSISGRIVIGEGEANECDELFIGQSVGAGQGPEVDIAVDPLEGVTLCAKNQPDSIVVLAMAERGGLLNVARNVYMHKIAIGAEYAPGTVHIDWTATQNVTALAKAKGVPLSEITAIVLDRPRHADLIEDLRTAGVAVKLISDGDIAGVIHAVNTEDTGIDIYLGSGGAPEGVLAAAALRCIGGHMQGKLILDTQAKRERAFTMGIQDPNRIYDAGELASGDVLVAATGVTDGTLLEGVRLRRNSVQTNTIVMRSWSQTVRWIKARHAR
- a CDS encoding LL-diaminopimelate aminotransferase, giving the protein MSADFHKIRRLPPYVFAHIDPIKAKARAEGVDVIDLGMGNPDMPTPDHIVAKLQETVKDGRTHRYSTSRGIPGLRKAQASYYGRRFGVKLNPDTQIVATLGSKEGFANMASAITAPGDVVLVPNPTYPIHSFGFIMSGGVVRSMPADPNEDFMRSLDRAVRHSIPKPIALVLNYPANPTAYTATLDFYAEVVKYCKEHGIFILSDLAYSEIYFDENDPPPSVLQIPGAIDITVEFTSMSKTYSMPGWRVGFAVGNERLIAALARVKSYLDYGAFTPIQVAATAALNGSDDVIEEVRKVYKHRRDVLVESFGRSGWDIPVPKATMFAWAPIPAQFAHLGSLEFAKLLIQETGVGVAPGVGFGEYGDQYIRLAFVENEQRIRQAARNIKKLLGSKTGAGNVVPLVG